From Spiroplasma eriocheiris, the proteins below share one genomic window:
- the ispH gene encoding 4-hydroxy-3-methylbut-2-enyl diphosphate reductase, translating to MNVIKVTPRGYCFGVVKSIKMAKDAIKNYPGQQIYMLGFLVHNHHVVNEITNLGIIPINDFKQDRLAILQTLPNNSVVVLSAHGSHEKIKDVAQAKNIILIDTECEWVTATKDLIKEYLTKDYEIIFIGKDYHPETNAIMSIDSRIHLVTTLANVDKIIDKVDPHKPILVTNQTTLSKIDIEEIVNKLKNIFGNRILFKNDLCNATLERQNAVLNLNPHEVQLLLVVGDERSNNTNKLVEMGESINIKSYRINDKNDINPGWLTNVTTVAVTAGASTPSLLQLEVIKYLENLP from the coding sequence GTGAATGTCATTAAAGTAACACCCCGGGGATATTGCTTTGGGGTTGTTAAATCAATTAAAATGGCGAAAGATGCCATTAAGAATTATCCCGGACAGCAAATTTATATGCTTGGGTTTTTAGTTCATAATCATCATGTTGTTAATGAAATTACTAACTTAGGAATTATTCCGATTAATGATTTCAAACAAGATCGCTTGGCAATTCTACAAACCCTGCCTAATAATTCGGTAGTGGTATTAAGTGCCCATGGAAGTCATGAAAAAATTAAGGATGTTGCACAAGCTAAGAATATTATCCTGATTGATACTGAATGTGAATGAGTAACAGCAACCAAAGATTTAATTAAAGAATACCTTACCAAAGATTATGAAATAATTTTTATTGGGAAAGATTATCACCCAGAGACCAATGCCATAATGTCAATTGACTCACGAATTCATTTAGTAACCACCTTGGCCAATGTTGATAAAATAATTGATAAAGTTGACCCCCACAAACCAATCTTAGTTACTAATCAAACTACCCTTTCCAAAATTGATATTGAAGAAATTGTTAACAAATTAAAAAATATCTTTGGAAATCGTATTCTTTTTAAAAATGATTTATGTAATGCTACCTTAGAACGTCAAAATGCTGTCTTAAACTTGAATCCCCACGAAGTTCAACTGTTATTAGTTGTTGGAGATGAACGGAGTAATAATACTAATAAATTAGTGGAAATGGGTGAAAGTATTAATATTAAATCCTATCGCATTAATGATAAAAATGATATTAATCCGGGGTGGTTAACAAATGTTACTACCGTGGCTGTTACCGCGGGTGCTTCGACTCCTAGCTTACTGCAATTAGAAGTTATTAAATATTTAGAAAATTTACCATAA
- a CDS encoding Nif3-like dinuclear metal center hexameric protein, producing the protein MQAKAIFKIIEKDFSKKLACKWDPTGYQYGKPTTQVNKILVALDLTTAVIKKAVAEKVNLIITHHPFVFNKLKQEKQDVTKKPIFQLLDQYQIVVYATHTNYDSQLANGMNSLILQNLGCQNIINLAHDNIAKQGRLPVPLNYQDIITKLKNIFQIPVVQHNISDLTTKIRTIAICTGAGGSIIHRLTDKIDLFITGEIKWNEWLKFDEQQIPVVCFNHYMENYYTNHFSEYLKGKLPKPIDIIPYQIKNIINYY; encoded by the coding sequence ATGCAAGCCAAAGCGATTTTTAAAATAATTGAAAAAGATTTTTCAAAGAAACTTGCCTGTAAATGAGATCCCACTGGCTATCAGTATGGTAAACCAACAACCCAAGTTAATAAAATTTTAGTAGCCTTAGATTTAACAACCGCCGTTATTAAAAAAGCAGTGGCGGAAAAGGTAAACTTAATAATTACCCATCATCCTTTTGTATTCAATAAATTGAAACAAGAAAAACAGGATGTTACTAAAAAACCAATTTTTCAGTTATTAGATCAATACCAAATTGTAGTTTATGCAACACATACTAATTATGACAGCCAATTAGCAAACGGGATGAATAGTTTAATTCTCCAGAATCTTGGATGTCAAAATATTATTAACCTAGCCCATGATAATATTGCTAAACAAGGGAGGCTACCAGTGCCATTAAACTATCAAGATATTATTACCAAGCTAAAAAATATTTTTCAAATTCCGGTGGTTCAACATAATATTAGTGATTTAACCACAAAAATTAGGACAATTGCCATTTGTACTGGTGCTGGTGGTAGTATCATCCATCGGTTAACTGATAAGATTGACTTGTTTATTACTGGTGAAATTAAATGAAATGAGTGGCTAAAATTTGATGAACAACAAATTCCCGTTGTTTGTTTTAACCATTATATGGAAAATTATTATACTAACCATTTTAGTGAATATTTAAAGGGAAAATTACCAAAACCAATTGATATTATTCCATATCAAATTAAAAACATTATTAACTATTATTAA
- a CDS encoding tRNA (adenine(22)-N(1))-methyltransferase, which translates to MEILSERLLLIAKQVNHNDVICDIGTDHALIPIYLARGNLITKAYACDIAEQPLEQAKKNIAKYKVGEVITPVLADGLTGVKEIAIDSCIISGLGSNTILTILEQDADNIERYILCPNDDANLLRQWVKTQHYFLEQELIMKENDLIYEILVINKSAGKKVKNQKDIMFGPILRKEKSAIFKEKWLLKVVHYQSLLEKVPVKSTKAKELTQKIKLINKVI; encoded by the coding sequence ATGGAAATTTTGTCAGAACGCTTATTGCTAATTGCTAAACAAGTTAATCATAATGATGTTATTTGTGATATTGGAACTGACCATGCGTTAATTCCAATTTATTTAGCAAGAGGTAATTTAATTACCAAAGCATATGCTTGTGATATTGCTGAACAACCTCTTGAACAAGCAAAAAAAAATATTGCTAAATATAAAGTTGGCGAAGTAATTACTCCCGTATTAGCAGATGGACTAACGGGGGTAAAGGAAATTGCTATTGATAGTTGTATTATTTCGGGATTAGGAAGTAACACAATTTTAACAATTTTAGAACAAGATGCTGATAATATTGAACGATATATTCTTTGTCCAAATGATGATGCCAATTTACTTCGCCAGTGGGTGAAAACACAGCATTATTTTTTAGAACAAGAATTAATTATGAAAGAAAATGATCTTATTTATGAAATTCTTGTTATTAATAAATCAGCTGGGAAAAAAGTTAAAAACCAAAAAGATATTATGTTTGGACCAATTTTACGCAAAGAAAAAAGCGCGATTTTTAAAGAAAAGTGGTTATTAAAAGTGGTTCATTATCAAAGTTTATTAGAAAAGGTTCCTGTCAAATCAACGAAAGCCAAAGAATTAACACAAAAAATTAAATTAATTAATAAGGTGATTTAA
- a CDS encoding sigma-70 family RNA polymerase sigma factor — translation MMLSKKEVKNMKSFEEFKEYINKFLEENNNEIEQEKVLELINEHFELEDNDVDEYFEELLANGVEFSDVNLDAEDLTEDLEDDSATISEEKTTKKPREDRIKYKVGGISNETKIQDIIKAYFNVLGTSKILTRDEEIKYAKMLESSDPEEKKYGREKLITSNLKLVVSVARKHLNRGLDFSDLIEEGNIGLMKAVDKFDYTRGFKFSTYATWWIRQAITRAIADQGRTIRIPVHMVETINKLTRIERQLTQELGREPTFDEIADRMGQGMTGEKVREIKRLSIEPVSLEKPIGDEDDTHFGDFVDDKDIFTPDEYAEKESLREVIDEVFHEILSAREEKVIRMRFGILPTKLRTVLRLAKECEDESFPELVQTVKSLDIHYDTPIEKVQSRKNKIIDKHLSKYDSPKILEEVGKEFKVTRERIRQIEAKTIRKFKPNQSNSKAKVLKDFFKG, via the coding sequence ATGATGTTATCAAAAAAAGAAGTTAAAAACATGAAATCATTTGAAGAATTTAAGGAATATATTAATAAATTTCTTGAAGAAAACAACAATGAAATTGAACAAGAAAAAGTATTAGAGTTAATTAATGAACATTTTGAATTAGAAGATAATGATGTTGATGAATATTTTGAAGAATTATTGGCTAATGGTGTTGAATTTAGTGATGTAAATTTAGACGCCGAAGATTTAACCGAAGATTTAGAAGATGACTCGGCAACAATTAGCGAAGAAAAAACTACAAAAAAACCTCGCGAAGATCGCATTAAATATAAAGTCGGGGGAATTTCTAACGAAACAAAAATTCAAGATATTATTAAAGCTTATTTTAATGTGTTAGGGACAAGTAAAATTTTAACGCGAGATGAAGAAATTAAATATGCTAAAATGTTAGAATCTAGTGATCCTGAAGAAAAAAAATATGGTCGTGAAAAATTAATTACTTCTAACTTAAAACTTGTAGTTTCTGTGGCCCGAAAACATTTAAACCGTGGTTTAGATTTTTCTGATTTAATTGAAGAAGGCAATATTGGGTTAATGAAAGCAGTTGATAAGTTTGACTATACGAGAGGATTTAAATTTTCAACTTATGCAACGTGATGAATTCGTCAAGCCATTACCAGAGCCATTGCCGACCAGGGACGAACAATCCGAATTCCTGTTCATATGGTTGAAACAATTAACAAGTTAACAAGAATTGAACGGCAACTAACCCAAGAATTAGGAAGGGAACCTACTTTTGATGAAATTGCTGACCGCATGGGTCAAGGAATGACGGGGGAAAAAGTTCGGGAAATTAAACGATTATCAATTGAACCAGTGTCATTAGAAAAACCAATTGGAGATGAAGATGATACGCATTTTGGAGACTTTGTTGATGATAAAGATATTTTTACTCCGGATGAATATGCTGAAAAAGAATCATTACGCGAAGTTATTGATGAAGTTTTTCATGAAATTTTATCTGCTCGAGAAGAAAAGGTAATTCGTATGCGCTTTGGAATTTTACCAACAAAATTACGAACTGTGTTACGCTTAGCAAAAGAATGTGAAGATGAATCATTCCCTGAACTTGTGCAAACTGTTAAAAGTTTAGATATTCATTATGACACTCCGATTGAAAAAGTTCAAAGTCGTAAAAATAAAATTATTGATAAACACTTATCAAAATATGATTCGCCAAAAATATTAGAAGAGGTTGGAAAAGAGTTTAAAGTTACCCGTGAACGGATTCGTCAGATTGAAGCTAAAACAATTCGTAAGTTTAAACCTAATCAGTCAAATTCAAAAGCAAAAGTTTTGAAAGATTTCTTTAAAGGATAA
- the dnaG gene encoding DNA primase, translating to MALVSNEKIDLIRSKVDIVAIISQYLKLEKRGRNYWAVCPFHQDSHPSMSISPEKQIYRCFACSAGGNVFTFLQEYKNIPFVEVLKELAAIAGVSLTELDSYQVKARYDDLDKKIFALNEVVKTYFINNLNTKKGQSAREYLTNRHIDHQQIEEFMIGYADNTPDSLYQFLLQKGYHINEMEAAGVVSIKNGKVYDYFNNRVMFPILDDENNLIGFSGRVLTSTAHQVKYLNTPETKVFKKEQLMYNIQNAKLEARKLGYMILLEGYMDVISLTKIDIKNTVALMGTNLSSYHLQALKKVTNECLIFLDGDTPGVKASLKAAGKLLANNFKVKIVNNETNQDPDELVNSGQVDVISAMIAKATHPVSFAISYYHSRFNLTDGNELQEFINIVGPLIKATDNAIEQELYINNLAQVTNIGKETLISQINNLKSPQPAKVPKQVPADLPYSQKIKKTSVNPKTITQNALAYKIKTLKRYLLAEQQMILQLLNSRKAADFYEKKISILNDNDNRLIANYIIDYYHRHLDQESVNINMLCNEINEEKLINQLTTILNSSTFKTEYNTKALEDYAILINDFATEKEIAMLRAKLKKTTDIMEQQVISTEIDKMNLRLKFKKG from the coding sequence ATGGCGTTAGTCAGTAACGAAAAAATTGATTTAATTCGTTCAAAAGTTGATATTGTGGCAATTATTTCCCAATATTTAAAACTAGAAAAGCGGGGACGAAATTACTGAGCAGTATGTCCTTTTCACCAAGACTCACATCCTTCAATGAGCATTTCTCCCGAAAAGCAAATTTATCGTTGCTTTGCTTGTTCAGCGGGGGGTAATGTCTTTACTTTTTTACAAGAATATAAAAATATTCCTTTTGTTGAGGTTTTAAAAGAATTAGCCGCAATTGCCGGAGTTTCTTTAACAGAACTTGATAGCTATCAAGTTAAAGCACGCTATGATGACCTTGACAAAAAAATTTTTGCTTTGAATGAAGTTGTTAAAACCTATTTTATTAATAATTTAAATACTAAAAAAGGTCAGAGCGCGCGGGAATACTTAACAAATCGCCATATTGATCATCAGCAAATTGAAGAATTTATGATTGGTTATGCGGATAACACTCCGGATAGTTTGTACCAATTCTTGCTACAGAAAGGTTATCATATTAATGAGATGGAAGCCGCTGGGGTAGTTTCAATTAAAAATGGTAAAGTTTATGATTATTTTAATAACCGGGTAATGTTTCCGATTTTAGATGATGAAAATAACCTAATTGGTTTTTCGGGTCGGGTTTTAACAAGTACTGCGCACCAAGTAAAATATTTAAATACTCCTGAAACAAAAGTTTTTAAAAAAGAACAACTAATGTATAACATTCAAAATGCAAAACTAGAAGCTCGAAAGTTAGGGTACATGATTTTATTAGAAGGTTATATGGATGTTATTAGTTTAACCAAGATCGATATTAAAAATACTGTCGCTTTGATGGGTACTAATTTAAGTTCATATCACCTGCAAGCTTTAAAGAAAGTTACCAATGAATGTTTAATCTTTTTAGATGGTGATACTCCTGGGGTAAAGGCAAGTTTAAAAGCCGCTGGTAAATTATTAGCTAATAATTTTAAGGTTAAAATTGTTAATAATGAAACAAACCAGGATCCCGATGAATTAGTGAATAGTGGCCAGGTTGATGTTATTAGTGCGATGATTGCAAAAGCAACCCATCCTGTTAGTTTTGCAATTAGTTATTATCATTCGCGGTTTAATTTAACCGATGGTAATGAACTCCAAGAATTTATTAACATTGTGGGACCCTTAATTAAAGCAACCGATAATGCGATTGAGCAAGAATTATATATTAATAATTTAGCCCAAGTCACTAATATTGGGAAAGAAACTTTAATTAGTCAAATTAATAATCTTAAAAGTCCCCAGCCAGCAAAGGTTCCTAAACAAGTCCCAGCAGATTTACCTTATTCCCAAAAAATTAAGAAAACATCAGTTAATCCGAAAACAATAACCCAAAATGCGTTGGCTTATAAAATTAAAACTCTAAAACGATATTTATTAGCTGAACAACAAATGATTTTACAATTATTAAATTCACGGAAGGCTGCTGATTTTTATGAAAAGAAAATTAGCATTTTAAATGATAATGATAATCGGCTAATTGCTAATTATATTATTGACTATTACCATAGACATTTGGACCAAGAAAGTGTTAATATTAATATGTTGTGTAATGAAATTAATGAGGAAAAGTTAATTAACCAATTAACAACCATCCTCAATAGTTCAACATTTAAAACTGAATATAATACAAAAGCATTAGAAGACTATGCCATTTTAATAAATGATTTTGCAACGGAAAAAGAGATTGCAATGCTAAGGGCTAAATTAAAAAAAACAACTGATATTATGGAACAACAAGTAATATCAACTGAAATTGACAAAATGAATTTAAGATTAAAATTTAAGAAGGGGTAA
- a CDS encoding glycine--tRNA ligase, which produces MKYSLEEVVNHLKTQGFVFQGSEIYGGLANTWDFGPLGVEVERNLKSQWWDFFITKSKFNVGLDSAILMNNNVWKASGHLGHFSDPLLDCKNCKSRMRADKLIEEAYPAVNPGGWTNEELSAFIEEKHILCPICHAHDFTPIRQFELMFKTNQGVLQDEKSVVYLRPETAQGIFVNFKNIQRSLRKKLPFGVGQIGKSFRNEITPGNFIFRTREFEQMELEFFFDPQDETDWFEYWLDQVKLFLQKIGLQQQNYVLREHDPKELAHYAKRTVDVEYKFPFGQGELWGIANRTDYDLKRHSEFSKQDLTYLNQETNTKVFPYVIEPSVGVGRLMLALLYDAYCVETINDNDTRVVLKLNPHLAPYQIAIIPLSKQLNDHAYQLYEELLEKYHCIYDETGNIGKRYRRQDAIGTPYCVTFDFDSLEDQKVTVRDRDTTEQTRIEISKLSAYLDKLLNK; this is translated from the coding sequence ATGAAATATTCTTTAGAAGAAGTTGTTAATCATTTAAAAACCCAAGGATTTGTTTTTCAAGGTAGTGAAATTTATGGTGGTTTAGCAAATACCTGAGATTTTGGACCATTAGGAGTTGAAGTTGAACGAAATTTAAAAAGTCAATGGTGAGATTTTTTTATTACAAAATCAAAATTTAATGTTGGCTTAGATAGCGCAATTTTAATGAATAATAATGTCTGGAAAGCATCGGGACATTTAGGACATTTTTCTGATCCATTATTAGATTGTAAAAATTGTAAATCCCGTATGCGTGCTGACAAATTAATTGAGGAGGCTTATCCTGCGGTTAATCCCGGGGGATGAACTAATGAGGAATTGTCTGCTTTTATTGAAGAAAAACACATTTTATGTCCTATTTGCCATGCCCATGATTTTACTCCTATTCGTCAGTTTGAATTAATGTTTAAAACCAACCAGGGGGTTTTACAAGATGAAAAATCAGTTGTTTATTTACGTCCCGAAACTGCCCAGGGAATTTTTGTTAACTTTAAAAATATTCAACGTTCTTTACGCAAGAAATTACCATTTGGTGTTGGTCAAATTGGGAAGTCATTTCGTAATGAAATTACCCCAGGAAACTTTATTTTCCGTACTCGTGAATTTGAACAAATGGAATTAGAATTTTTCTTTGACCCCCAGGATGAAACTGACTGGTTTGAATATTGACTAGACCAAGTTAAATTATTTTTACAAAAAATTGGTTTACAACAACAAAACTATGTTTTACGTGAGCATGACCCCAAAGAATTAGCCCACTATGCAAAACGAACAGTTGATGTTGAATATAAATTTCCTTTTGGTCAAGGGGAATTATGAGGAATTGCCAACCGAACAGATTATGATCTAAAACGTCATAGTGAATTTTCAAAACAAGATTTAACATATTTAAACCAAGAAACTAATACTAAGGTATTTCCTTATGTAATTGAACCGTCAGTTGGGGTTGGCCGTTTAATGTTAGCATTATTATATGATGCTTATTGTGTGGAAACCATTAATGATAATGACACCCGTGTGGTGTTAAAATTAAATCCGCACTTGGCTCCATATCAAATTGCTATTATTCCGTTAAGTAAGCAATTAAATGACCATGCTTACCAATTATATGAAGAATTATTAGAAAAATATCATTGTATCTACGATGAAACTGGAAATATTGGGAAACGTTATCGCCGCCAAGATGCGATTGGAACACCATATTGTGTTACTTTTGACTTTGATAGTTTAGAAGATCAGAAAGTTACGGTCCGCGATCGTGATACAACAGAACAAACAAGAATTGAGATTAGTAAATTATCAGCATATTTAGATAAGTTATTAAATAAATAA
- the recO gene encoding DNA repair protein RecO, translating into MVSQTVGIVINTRDYHEFDQIITIFSLGYGKVSFYAPGVKKNNSKNKYSLQLFCESEFELFLTYHDDKLSKLKTGNLLTSHLFLANNYNDYLLGVLVCEITDQGFEPRDSDPQYYYLLKQTLNYLTSAEDNLIVVVMLMFYSLRFFGVQWKLLFCTRCFSKKNIKTISFSEEGLICKNCWQHGEVVFRVDLIKDIMQWQTLEQINFSTLVKYKTNNEIILLFRMLCEYYQDKIGLFSYSIFEMKKKSIYFK; encoded by the coding sequence ATGGTTAGTCAAACTGTTGGCATTGTTATTAATACGCGTGATTATCATGAATTTGACCAAATTATCACCATTTTTTCCTTAGGATATGGGAAGGTTTCTTTTTATGCACCAGGTGTAAAAAAGAATAATTCAAAAAATAAATATTCTTTACAATTGTTTTGTGAATCAGAATTTGAATTATTTTTAACTTATCACGATGATAAATTAAGTAAATTAAAAACCGGAAATTTATTAACATCCCATTTATTCCTAGCTAATAATTATAATGATTATTTATTAGGAGTATTAGTATGTGAAATTACCGATCAGGGTTTTGAACCACGGGATAGTGATCCTCAATATTATTATCTTTTAAAACAAACCTTAAATTATTTAACTTCTGCAGAGGATAATTTAATTGTTGTTGTAATGTTAATGTTTTATAGTTTGCGATTTTTTGGCGTCCAATGAAAGTTATTATTTTGTACGCGCTGCTTTAGTAAAAAAAATATTAAAACTATTAGTTTTAGTGAAGAGGGCTTAATTTGCAAAAACTGTTGGCAACATGGTGAAGTTGTTTTTAGGGTCGATTTAATTAAGGATATTATGCAATGACAAACTTTAGAACAGATTAATTTTAGCACCTTAGTTAAGTATAAAACTAATAATGAAATTATACTTCTTTTTCGGATGCTTTGCGAATATTACCAAGATAAAATTGGTTTGTTTTCTTATAGTATTTTTGAAATGAAGAAAAAATCGATTTATTTTAAATAA
- the era gene encoding GTPase Era, which yields MKEIKSGFVAIVGRPNVGKSTLLNTILHNKVAIVTPKAQTTRNRIQGIYNDNESQIVFMDTPGVHKAKHEMGKFMNKVALSSTKSADVILFLTPANERIGDNDQFILKAIQERNVPIILVITKSDLVKKDDLVLKITEWNKLAKFDEVIPISSLQNENITQLLTLIKSNLQLGPQYYPDDVLTDQPEKFLIREIIREKILLLTEEEIPHSVAILIDQFEEQDNLLKIMASICVERTSQKGIIIGKQGKMIKEIGTKARLELEQILNTKIFLELFVKVVEKWREKASMIAKLGYNKESY from the coding sequence ATGAAAGAAATTAAATCAGGTTTTGTAGCGATTGTTGGTCGTCCAAATGTTGGGAAGTCAACTTTATTAAATACTATTTTACATAATAAAGTAGCAATTGTTACTCCAAAAGCACAAACCACAAGAAACCGGATTCAAGGGATTTATAATGACAATGAAAGCCAAATTGTTTTTATGGACACCCCTGGGGTTCACAAAGCAAAACATGAAATGGGAAAGTTTATGAATAAAGTTGCTTTATCATCAACCAAATCAGCCGATGTTATTTTATTTTTAACTCCTGCCAATGAAAGAATTGGTGATAATGACCAGTTTATTTTAAAAGCAATTCAAGAACGGAATGTTCCGATAATTTTAGTTATTACAAAATCAGATTTGGTTAAAAAAGATGATTTGGTTCTTAAAATTACCGAATGAAATAAGTTGGCTAAATTTGACGAAGTAATCCCAATCTCTAGTCTCCAAAATGAAAATATTACCCAATTATTAACCTTAATTAAATCTAATTTACAACTAGGACCTCAGTATTATCCCGACGATGTTTTAACCGACCAACCCGAAAAATTCTTAATAAGAGAAATTATTCGAGAAAAAATTCTGTTATTAACCGAAGAAGAAATTCCTCATAGTGTTGCTATCTTAATTGATCAGTTTGAAGAACAAGATAATTTATTAAAAATTATGGCATCAATTTGTGTTGAAAGAACTTCCCAAAAGGGAATTATTATTGGGAAACAAGGGAAAATGATTAAAGAAATTGGAACCAAAGCCCGCTTAGAGTTAGAACAAATTTTAAATACCAAAATCTTTTTGGAATTATTTGTGAAAGTGGTGGAAAAATGGCGCGAAAAAGCATCAATGATTGCCAAATTAGGGTATAACAAAGAAAGTTATTAG
- a CDS encoding polysaccharide deacetylase family protein, with translation MKVKIKILLLLTISTLTIFILILNILVNTHKIYNYEVNRINTKQKVVMLTFDDGPEASADNAILDILEKEKVSGMFFQIGRNIDQRLYNKDPNIANKYLALQRRILTGPSHSWIGSHTYSHLNYLSRQKLAVQELNHTYKLLQKIYQNILKITITPELVPTRFAYLQYFNGMDYIGQKTNNKYFIRGYLGTDYNEKRAGKNKILHEYLSHLHPGQIFVCHTRNYAKIWLPELIRILKNKGYQFASFNPNSPHYYQKYGKLVD, from the coding sequence ATGAAAGTAAAAATTAAAATTTTACTACTTTTAACTATTAGTACTTTAACAATATTTATCTTAATTTTAAATATTTTAGTTAACACCCATAAAATATATAATTACGAGGTAAACCGGATTAATACTAAGCAAAAAGTAGTGATGTTAACCTTTGATGATGGACCCGAAGCAAGTGCCGACAATGCAATTCTTGATATTTTAGAAAAAGAAAAAGTTAGTGGGATGTTTTTTCAAATTGGACGGAATATTGACCAACGTCTTTATAACAAAGACCCCAACATTGCTAATAAATATTTAGCTCTCCAACGAAGAATTTTAACCGGACCAAGTCATTCTTGGATTGGCAGTCATACTTATTCCCATCTTAATTATCTTAGTCGCCAAAAATTAGCGGTTCAAGAATTAAACCATACTTATAAATTATTACAAAAAATTTATCAAAATATTTTAAAGATAACAATTACCCCCGAGTTGGTCCCCACGCGGTTTGCATATTTGCAATATTTTAATGGAATGGATTATATCGGGCAAAAAACTAACAATAAATATTTCATTCGGGGCTATTTAGGAACTGACTATAATGAAAAACGCGCTGGAAAAAATAAAATCTTGCATGAATATTTATCCCATCTACATCCCGGTCAGATTTTTGTTTGTCATACTCGTAATTATGCAAAAATATGACTCCCAGAATTAATTCGGATTTTAAAAAATAAGGGCTATCAATTTGCTTCCTTTAATCCTAATAGTCCGCATTACTACCAAAAATATGGAAAGTTGGTGGACTAA